The genomic region TACTGTAGCATTATCACTTTTTTTTAGGACTCGTATTTCGATTGTATTCATTTTTTGAGTAACTTATTTTTTGCAGATTAGTCTACAGGAATTACATTTGCCTGTTGCAAATCGTAGCGAATGTAAGCAGCTTGGCTGACAGTTCATAAACATTTACAAAAAAATTATAATAACAACAGGACATTTTCTTGAAAACGCACGAACAGTATATCAACCGTTGTATCGAACTGGCCCGAAACGGACTGGGGACAACCTATCCGAATCCGCTGGTGGGCAGTGTTATTGTACACAACGGTACCATTATCGGAGAAGGCTGGCATCAAAAAGCCGGCGAAGCCCATGCGGAAGTCAATGCTGTAAATTCAGTACAGGACAAATCGCTACTATCGGAAGCCACTATTTATGTAAGCCTGGAACCGTGTAGCCATTTTGGAAAAACACCACCGTGTTGTGATTTGATCATTCATCATAAAATCCCGAATGTTGTAGTGGGCACGGTAGATCCGTTTGCTAAAGTCGCCGGAAACGGCATTCGCAAATTGGTAGAAGCCGGAAAAAACGTTACCGTTGGCATATTGGAAGACAACTGTAACGAACTAAACAAACGCTTTTTTACCTTCCACCAAAAAAAACGCCCGTATATCATCCTAAAATGGGCCGAAAGTCAGGATGGTTTTATCGCTCCGCTACATAAAGACGAGCAAAAACCGGTTTGGATTTCGAACAC from Flavobacterium sp. WV_118_3 harbors:
- the ribD gene encoding bifunctional diaminohydroxyphosphoribosylaminopyrimidine deaminase/5-amino-6-(5-phosphoribosylamino)uracil reductase RibD — protein: MKTHEQYINRCIELARNGLGTTYPNPLVGSVIVHNGTIIGEGWHQKAGEAHAEVNAVNSVQDKSLLSEATIYVSLEPCSHFGKTPPCCDLIIHHKIPNVVVGTVDPFAKVAGNGIRKLVEAGKNVTVGILEDNCNELNKRFFTFHQKKRPYIILKWAESQDGFIAPLHKDEQKPVWISNTYSRQLVHKWRSEEQAILVGTQTVIDDNPKLNTRDWSGNDPIRIVLDRTGRIPDNAAVKDGSVKTIIFTEVENMQNTASLFFENCIFDMKLPHTIMAALYRHNIQSLQIEGGQKTLQLFIDAGLWDEARVFKGAIMLNEGIKAPVLKGTMSNRQQIMNDELLIFRHHD